In Elusimicrobiota bacterium, a single genomic region encodes these proteins:
- the hutH gene encoding histidine ammonia-lyase, with translation MLWYGEASSAGWREFVSGAGKPLRSPSKKSRPFVLGSKTSLSDLVSVCFSGRPVALSPEIRKRLQNGRQALLKAAAGGKAVYGVNTGFGELASRRIPETQLKILQRNLVLSHACGVGEPLSPKEARAILFLRANELARGRSGVRPAVVELMAGLLNAGVAPLIPSRGSVGASGDLAPQAHMALLLLGRGEALSQGKRIPAATALKLAHAAPLDLGAKEGLALLNGTQAMQAVGGLALHQAFRVFRAVQLAGAMSLEAMTGTPAPFNEGLQRLKPHPGQIEAARELRTLLEESAIRESHRENDPRVQDPYSLRCMPQVHGAALDLLNQALRTLEIELQSVTDNPLLVDGRAVSGGNFHGQALSFAFDMAGIALTTLGNISERRIFQLISGQAPKLTPFLARNPGLESGWMIAQVAAAALASENKVLAHPASVDSIPTSANKEDFVSMGMGAALKLKRIAWNAAQIAGIEMLCAAQGVEAHAPLVPGRGVARGLELLRREIKPNRGDEVLSGKMERARELVLAGGFDP, from the coding sequence ATGCTTTGGTACGGCGAGGCCTCAAGCGCGGGGTGGCGGGAATTTGTCTCGGGGGCGGGGAAGCCGTTGCGGTCGCCATCGAAAAAGTCTAGGCCGTTCGTCCTGGGCTCCAAAACTTCCCTATCGGACCTTGTCTCTGTCTGTTTTTCCGGCCGCCCGGTCGCCCTAAGCCCCGAGATCCGCAAGAGGCTCCAAAACGGCCGGCAGGCGCTCCTCAAGGCCGCGGCCGGCGGCAAGGCCGTTTACGGCGTGAACACGGGCTTCGGGGAACTCGCTTCCCGCCGCATTCCCGAGACCCAGCTCAAAATCCTCCAGCGCAACCTGGTTTTGAGCCATGCCTGCGGGGTGGGAGAGCCCCTGAGCCCCAAGGAGGCCCGGGCTATCCTCTTTCTGCGCGCCAACGAGCTTGCGCGCGGACGCTCGGGGGTGCGCCCCGCGGTCGTGGAGCTCATGGCCGGGCTTTTGAACGCGGGGGTGGCCCCCCTGATTCCCAGCCGCGGCTCGGTGGGCGCCAGCGGAGATTTGGCGCCGCAAGCCCACATGGCCCTCCTCCTCTTAGGGCGGGGCGAGGCTCTTAGCCAGGGCAAGCGAATCCCCGCGGCCACGGCCCTCAAGCTCGCCCATGCCGCGCCACTCGACCTCGGGGCCAAGGAGGGGCTGGCCCTTCTCAACGGAACCCAGGCCATGCAGGCGGTGGGGGGCCTGGCCCTCCACCAGGCTTTCCGCGTGTTCCGGGCCGTTCAGCTGGCGGGGGCCATGAGTCTCGAGGCCATGACCGGGACTCCCGCTCCTTTCAACGAGGGGCTTCAGCGGTTGAAGCCGCATCCCGGGCAGATCGAGGCCGCCCGAGAGCTGCGCACGCTCCTGGAGGAAAGCGCCATTCGGGAATCCCACCGGGAGAACGACCCCAGGGTCCAGGACCCCTACAGCCTGCGCTGCATGCCCCAGGTCCATGGGGCGGCCCTCGACCTCTTGAATCAAGCTCTGCGAACCCTGGAAATCGAGCTCCAGAGCGTGACCGACAATCCCCTGCTGGTGGATGGCCGGGCCGTTTCCGGGGGCAATTTCCACGGCCAGGCCCTGAGTTTCGCCTTCGACATGGCGGGAATAGCTTTGACAACCTTGGGAAATATTTCAGAAAGAAGAATCTTTCAGTTAATTTCGGGGCAAGCCCCGAAATTAACTCCATTTTTGGCCCGAAATCCCGGCCTTGAGTCGGGCTGGATGATCGCCCAGGTCGCGGCCGCGGCCTTGGCCTCGGAGAACAAGGTCTTGGCCCATCCCGCCTCCGTGGACTCCATCCCGACCTCGGCCAACAAGGAGGATTTCGTGAGCATGGGCATGGGGGCCGCGCTCAAGCTCAAGCGCATCGCCTGGAACGCGGCCCAGATCGCGGGCATCGAGATGCTCTGCGCGGCCCAGGGGGTCGAGGCCCACGCCCCGCTTGTGCCTGGGCGCGGGGTGGCCCGGGGCTTGGAGCTCCTGCGCCGGGAGATCAAGCCCAACCGCGGCGACGAGGTCCTTTCGGGCAAGATGGAGCGGGCGCGCGAGCTCGTCCTGGCCGGAGGCTTCGATCCATGA
- a CDS encoding thiolase family protein translates to MSEVLILSACRTPIGSLNGILASYTAPQLGAKAAAAALSQAQIKPEDLGEAVLGNVISAGIGQAPARQAAIFAGIPASVGATTVNKVCGSGLKAVMMVSQSIRLGEEDYGLAGGMESMSKAPFLLDKARSGYRYGNSVLVDSILRDGLMDPYSGVHMGDCGEMCAAKYGITRVQQDEYAARSYQKALEAQKNGDFAAEICPVDGIAADEEPGRARLDKMAKLKPAFKPDGTITAANASKLNDGAAALVLSSAKGAAGKKALARVAGWATHSQEPQWFTTAPAGAVDKLLQKLGWSKESVDLFEVNEAFSVVALAVAKLAGLSLEKINVNGGAVALGHPLGASGARIVVTLAHALVRRGLKRGVAGICLGGGEAVAVAIEKV, encoded by the coding sequence ATGAGCGAGGTTTTGATCCTCTCGGCCTGCCGCACCCCCATAGGCTCCCTTAACGGGATTTTGGCCAGCTACACAGCACCCCAACTTGGGGCCAAGGCCGCGGCCGCGGCGCTCTCCCAGGCCCAAATCAAGCCCGAGGATTTGGGCGAGGCGGTGCTGGGTAACGTGATCTCGGCGGGCATCGGCCAGGCCCCGGCCAGGCAAGCCGCGATCTTCGCGGGCATCCCCGCCTCGGTGGGTGCGACCACCGTCAACAAGGTCTGCGGCTCGGGCCTCAAGGCCGTGATGATGGTAAGCCAGTCCATCCGCCTCGGGGAGGAGGACTACGGCTTGGCCGGCGGCATGGAGTCCATGAGCAAGGCTCCCTTTCTCCTGGACAAGGCCCGCTCGGGCTACCGCTACGGCAACTCGGTCCTAGTCGACTCGATTTTGAGGGATGGGCTCATGGACCCCTACTCGGGAGTCCACATGGGCGATTGCGGGGAGATGTGCGCGGCGAAATACGGGATCACCCGCGTCCAGCAGGACGAGTACGCGGCGCGCAGCTATCAAAAAGCCCTCGAGGCCCAGAAAAACGGCGATTTCGCCGCGGAAATTTGCCCGGTGGACGGGATCGCCGCGGACGAGGAGCCCGGGCGGGCCAGGCTCGACAAAATGGCCAAGCTCAAGCCCGCCTTCAAGCCCGATGGAACTATTACGGCCGCCAACGCCTCCAAGCTCAACGACGGGGCCGCGGCCTTGGTCCTTTCGAGCGCAAAGGGGGCGGCCGGCAAGAAGGCTTTGGCCCGCGTCGCGGGCTGGGCGACTCACAGCCAGGAGCCGCAGTGGTTCACCACGGCTCCCGCGGGGGCCGTGGACAAGCTTCTCCAAAAACTCGGCTGGAGCAAGGAGTCGGTGGACCTTTTCGAGGTCAACGAGGCGTTCAGCGTCGTGGCTTTGGCCGTGGCCAAGCTCGCCGGCCTTTCCTTGGAGAAGATCAACGTCAACGGCGGGGCCGTGGCCCTCGGCCACCCCTTGGGCGCCAGCGGCGCCCGCATCGTCGTCACCTTGGCCCATGCTTTGGTACGGCGAGGCCTCAAGCGCGGGGTGGCGGGAATTTGTCTCGGGGGCGGGGAAGCCGTTGCGGTCGCCATCGAAAAAGTCTAG
- a CDS encoding DUF3307 domain-containing protein, producing the protein MTIFWRLLFGHLLADFTFQTDLINRWKRSSLWGMLIHCATHPLCYAALAYPYLNEVWVDLPFLSLRGWACILIVFAAHFLEDQWRVFTIFKYNTPDNTLYFLWDQIIHYAVIFAVIPMGLKSAGFALIPEKWPILGCLFVLTTHAATVLVYFIEKDIQFRAFPGLQEKCATMLERLVLSLCFLVPSQAFLLLALGWIAFMHFVRAKRLLDLSWVSFYLGGSIAALCGLAGRMIYYH; encoded by the coding sequence ATGACGATTTTCTGGCGGCTCCTCTTCGGCCACCTCCTGGCCGATTTCACCTTCCAGACCGACCTCATCAACCGTTGGAAGCGCTCAAGCCTTTGGGGAATGCTCATCCATTGCGCCACGCATCCGCTGTGCTACGCGGCTTTGGCCTATCCTTACCTTAATGAGGTCTGGGTGGACCTCCCCTTCCTCTCGCTCAGGGGCTGGGCCTGCATCCTGATCGTCTTCGCGGCCCATTTTCTGGAGGATCAGTGGCGGGTGTTCACCATATTCAAGTACAACACCCCCGACAATACGCTTTATTTTCTTTGGGATCAAATAATCCACTACGCCGTGATTTTCGCGGTGATCCCCATGGGCTTGAAGAGTGCCGGATTCGCCTTGATCCCCGAGAAATGGCCGATTTTGGGCTGCCTTTTCGTCCTGACCACTCACGCGGCGACGGTCCTGGTCTATTTCATCGAGAAGGACATCCAATTCCGGGCTTTTCCCGGCCTGCAGGAGAAATGCGCGACCATGCTCGAGCGCCTGGTTCTGAGCCTGTGTTTCCTTGTTCCGAGCCAAGCCTTCCTCCTCTTGGCTTTGGGGTGGATCGCCTTCATGCACTTCGTGAGGGCCAAGCGCCTGCTCGATCTTTCCTGGGTCAGCTTCTACCTGGGGGGCTCCATCGCGGCGCTCTGCGGGCTGGCGGGCCGTATGATATACTATCACTGA
- a CDS encoding adenylate/guanylate cyclase domain-containing protein, producing the protein MNPAALKAGLKSRFPLYFSLLFTVLFFLLYWPGMLGLPYPGAFRRLEDLWQDRLFKMRRSELRGGDPRLLIAALDAETGKKYGFPLPRRIHARLLDRLKSYGARTVVFDVMFLEPREDDSELIAATKRFGRVIHLYHTETEETTAGEVVKLNLPIRGLAQASQYLAYPDVNEVLDEDGHLRRAKLFDRRYFNPQFPGRSAASLDAAGLASFLDKPLEKLEGEFASPWPRLLLLNFRAPRQWLAHPLRDGKLAGEVANLPEISSPYARISAMDILSGELSSEQKAGLKGALVIVGSTSIGYFDHYPTPFLPQAPGAEYHANVIDNILNGDFLRPVPRAYTLLILLVMIWAPYFLLRTPPPASAAAAAALASAWFALAYWGFGRGLRVDFVAPLTALVSCFLAQTVHRVRREGQEKKFIKNLFGQFVAPQVVDDLARNPRKVRLGGEKRDMSIFFLDIAHFTDLSEKMPPEDLILFLNRYLSALSQVVHDHQGVVDKYIGDCIMAFWNAPLSLEDHRAKACLAAVECQEVLQKLNQGLDSSFPLTPAIRIGLNSGMVTVGLTGSQKKLQYTVIGDEVNLASRLEGANKFFGSRIMASQNMYEGARQAVEARPLGRIQVVGKESAVQVYELLARKGSLSAEWEKALPAYEEGMSRFQARDYVQAEAAFARALEVFPDDGPSLFYLEKSRQFRQEPPPAGWNGVFQLTGK; encoded by the coding sequence GTGAACCCAGCGGCGCTCAAGGCCGGGCTTAAGAGCCGGTTCCCTCTATATTTTTCCCTCCTCTTCACCGTCCTCTTCTTCCTCCTGTACTGGCCGGGCATGCTGGGGCTTCCTTATCCAGGCGCTTTTCGGCGCCTTGAAGACTTGTGGCAGGACCGGCTGTTCAAGATGCGCCGCTCGGAGCTCAGAGGCGGGGACCCCCGCCTCCTAATCGCGGCCCTGGACGCCGAGACCGGGAAGAAATACGGCTTCCCCCTTCCGCGCCGGATCCACGCCCGTCTCCTGGACCGCCTGAAATCGTACGGCGCTAGAACCGTGGTCTTCGATGTGATGTTCCTGGAGCCGCGGGAGGACGACTCGGAGCTGATCGCGGCGACCAAGCGGTTCGGTCGGGTCATCCACCTGTACCACACCGAGACCGAGGAGACTACGGCCGGGGAGGTGGTGAAGCTTAACCTCCCCATCCGCGGCCTGGCCCAGGCTTCCCAGTATTTGGCCTACCCGGACGTGAACGAAGTCCTAGACGAGGACGGCCATTTGCGGCGGGCGAAGCTCTTCGACCGGCGCTATTTCAATCCGCAATTCCCCGGCCGCTCGGCGGCGAGCCTGGACGCGGCGGGTCTGGCGAGCTTCTTGGACAAGCCCCTGGAGAAGCTGGAAGGCGAGTTCGCCTCTCCGTGGCCGCGGCTTCTCCTGCTCAATTTCCGCGCCCCGCGCCAATGGCTGGCCCATCCCCTTCGGGATGGCAAGCTCGCGGGGGAGGTGGCCAATCTCCCCGAGATCTCCTCCCCTTACGCCAGGATTTCCGCCATGGATATCTTGAGCGGGGAGCTCTCCTCCGAGCAAAAAGCGGGCCTGAAGGGCGCGCTCGTGATCGTGGGCTCCACCTCTATCGGCTATTTCGACCATTATCCGACGCCCTTCCTCCCCCAGGCTCCGGGGGCCGAGTACCATGCCAACGTGATAGACAATATCCTCAACGGCGACTTCTTAAGGCCCGTCCCGAGGGCTTACACTCTTCTCATCCTTTTGGTGATGATTTGGGCCCCTTATTTTCTCCTAAGAACGCCGCCCCCGGCCAGCGCGGCCGCGGCGGCCGCGCTGGCTTCTGCTTGGTTTGCGCTGGCTTACTGGGGCTTCGGGCGTGGCCTGCGCGTGGATTTCGTGGCCCCGCTCACCGCGCTGGTTTCCTGCTTCCTGGCCCAGACCGTCCATCGAGTGCGCCGGGAGGGCCAGGAGAAGAAATTCATCAAGAACCTCTTCGGCCAGTTCGTGGCTCCCCAGGTGGTGGACGATCTGGCCCGCAATCCGAGGAAGGTGCGTCTCGGTGGAGAGAAGCGGGACATGAGCATTTTCTTCCTGGATATAGCCCATTTCACGGACCTTTCCGAAAAAATGCCGCCGGAAGACCTGATCCTGTTCCTCAACCGCTATCTTTCCGCCTTGAGCCAGGTGGTGCACGATCACCAGGGCGTGGTGGACAAATACATCGGTGATTGCATCATGGCCTTCTGGAACGCCCCCCTGTCTTTGGAGGACCATCGGGCCAAGGCCTGCCTGGCGGCCGTGGAATGCCAGGAGGTGCTCCAGAAGCTCAACCAGGGCCTGGACTCATCTTTCCCCTTGACCCCGGCCATTCGCATCGGCTTAAATTCTGGGATGGTCACGGTGGGGCTGACCGGGAGCCAGAAGAAACTGCAGTACACGGTCATTGGAGACGAGGTGAACCTCGCCTCGCGCTTGGAGGGGGCCAACAAATTCTTCGGCTCGCGGATCATGGCGAGCCAGAACATGTACGAGGGCGCGCGGCAGGCCGTCGAGGCCCGCCCGCTCGGCCGCATCCAGGTGGTGGGTAAGGAGTCCGCGGTCCAGGTCTACGAGCTCTTGGCGAGGAAAGGAAGTCTTTCCGCCGAATGGGAGAAGGCCTTGCCTGCGTATGAGGAAGGGATGTCTCGCTTCCAGGCTCGCGACTACGTCCAGGCCGAGGCGGCCTTCGCGCGAGCCCTGGAGGTTTTTCCGGATGATGGACCGAGCCTATTTTACCTTGAAAAATCGCGGCAATTCCGGCAAGAACCCCCGCCCGCCGGCTGGAACGGGGTTTTCCAACTGACCGGCAAATGA
- a CDS encoding adenylosuccinate synthase, giving the protein MALVVVGAQWGDEGKGKIVHYLSRKADFVVRYQGGNNAGHTVVFDGKSFALHLIPSGILLPRARNVIGNGLVVSPQAFASEVRLLESRGITVRGRLFLSLSAHVILPYHIILDTLREEGGRGIGTTKKGIGPCYEDKVARIGIRVCDFLEPETFKALVGQNLKVRAAELSRAKPLAAIREDVFRDYDKLRRYLAPFCCDTSELLSEAVKAGKRLLLESAQGAMLDLDFGTYPFVTSSNPIAGGACVGAGIGPQAVDAVMGVTKAYTTRVGLGPFPTEVEGRVATYIREVGKEYGTTTGRPRRIGWLDIPQLRAAIRVNGMTSLAMTKLDTLANIHPLKVCVAYRYRGQRLAEFPISRRAQLEVEPVYETFPGFSGDVSRARSFGVLPPSARDYVQRIEKWLGVPVAIVSVGQSREQTIVRNSAALGSFK; this is encoded by the coding sequence ATGGCACTAGTGGTGGTCGGGGCCCAATGGGGCGACGAGGGCAAGGGAAAAATCGTCCATTATTTGAGCCGCAAGGCGGATTTCGTGGTGCGTTACCAGGGGGGCAACAACGCGGGGCACACCGTGGTCTTCGACGGGAAATCCTTCGCCCTGCACCTCATTCCCTCCGGCATTCTCCTGCCTCGCGCGCGCAACGTGATCGGGAACGGCCTGGTGGTGAGCCCCCAGGCCTTCGCCTCCGAGGTGCGCCTCCTGGAGAGCCGGGGCATCACGGTGCGCGGAAGGCTCTTCCTCAGCCTGTCGGCGCATGTGATCCTGCCCTACCATATCATCCTTGACACTTTGCGCGAGGAGGGGGGGCGGGGCATCGGCACGACCAAGAAGGGCATCGGGCCCTGCTACGAGGACAAGGTCGCCCGCATCGGGATCAGGGTCTGCGATTTCCTGGAGCCGGAGACCTTCAAGGCTTTGGTCGGCCAGAATTTGAAGGTGCGCGCGGCCGAGCTTTCGCGGGCCAAGCCCTTGGCCGCCATCCGCGAGGACGTCTTCCGAGACTACGACAAGCTCAGGCGCTACCTAGCACCCTTTTGCTGCGACACTTCCGAGCTTTTGAGCGAGGCCGTGAAGGCCGGCAAGCGGCTGCTCCTTGAAAGCGCGCAGGGGGCGATGCTCGACTTGGATTTTGGGACCTACCCATTCGTGACTTCATCGAATCCCATCGCCGGCGGGGCCTGCGTGGGCGCCGGGATCGGCCCCCAGGCCGTGGATGCCGTGATGGGGGTCACCAAGGCCTACACCACGCGCGTGGGCCTCGGGCCCTTCCCCACCGAGGTGGAGGGGCGGGTGGCGACCTACATCCGAGAGGTCGGCAAGGAGTACGGAACCACGACCGGACGTCCGCGGCGCATCGGCTGGCTCGACATTCCCCAGCTGCGCGCGGCCATCCGGGTCAACGGGATGACGAGTCTTGCCATGACCAAGCTCGACACCTTGGCCAACATCCATCCCCTGAAGGTCTGCGTGGCCTATCGCTATCGCGGTCAGCGCCTCGCGGAGTTCCCGATCTCGCGCCGGGCCCAGCTCGAGGTCGAGCCCGTCTACGAGACCTTCCCGGGATTTAGCGGTGACGTTTCCCGCGCGCGAAGCTTCGGGGTCCTGCCGCCCTCGGCCCGCGACTACGTCCAGCGCATCGAGAAGTGGCTCGGCGTTCCCGTGGCCATCGTCTCGGTGGGCCAGAGCCGCGAGCAGACCATAGTGCGCAATTCCGCGGCTTTGGGGTCGTTCAAATAA
- a CDS encoding tyrosine-type recombinase/integrase codes for MKVWMQKFLTDLRASRNYSPHTLRAYESDLAHFLAAHPELKTERLDRSHVRGYLARLQQDQGLRRNSLLRRLSALRSFCQFLRRQSALKSDPFLNLPLPRKESRLPKFLSEREMQDLLSRGGDPRSPSRARDRAIVELLYSSGLRRSELSSLNAGDVDFMAGFVRVFGKGSRERLVPAGTSALGALRDYLKTLPRGRPESGSAPLFVNARGERLSGQGVALAVRNWLRGARWLKSVTPHAFRHSFATHLLNRGCDLRSVQEMLGHRSLATTQIYAHISLDHLKKVYQEAHPAVAPEED; via the coding sequence GTGAAAGTCTGGATGCAAAAGTTCTTGACGGACCTGCGCGCCTCGCGCAATTACTCCCCCCACACTTTGCGGGCTTACGAATCCGATCTGGCGCATTTCCTGGCGGCTCATCCCGAGCTCAAGACCGAGCGCCTGGACCGCTCCCATGTCCGGGGATACCTGGCCCGCTTGCAGCAGGACCAGGGTCTCAGGCGCAACTCTCTTTTAAGGCGTCTTTCGGCCCTGCGCAGCTTCTGTCAATTTTTGCGCCGGCAGAGTGCCTTGAAGAGCGATCCCTTCCTTAATCTTCCCTTGCCCAGGAAGGAGAGTCGCTTGCCCAAGTTCCTGAGTGAGCGGGAGATGCAGGATCTCTTATCCCGGGGGGGGGATCCCCGCTCGCCTTCCCGCGCCCGGGACCGGGCCATCGTGGAGCTGCTCTACTCGAGCGGCCTGCGGCGATCGGAGCTCTCCTCCCTCAACGCGGGGGATGTGGACTTCATGGCGGGCTTCGTCAGGGTATTCGGCAAGGGCTCTCGCGAGCGTCTAGTTCCCGCGGGAACGTCCGCCTTGGGCGCCTTGAGGGACTACCTTAAGACTCTCCCGAGAGGCCGCCCCGAGTCCGGGTCAGCGCCTCTCTTCGTCAACGCGCGCGGGGAGAGGCTGAGCGGCCAAGGCGTGGCGTTGGCCGTGCGCAACTGGCTGCGCGGCGCCAGGTGGCTTAAGTCCGTCACGCCGCACGCCTTCCGCCATAGCTTTGCCACCCACCTTCTCAACCGAGGCTGCGACCTGCGCTCGGTGCAGGAAATGCTCGGACACAGGAGCTTGGCGACCACTCAAATTTATGCTCATATTTCCTTGGATCACTTGAAGAAAGTCTACCAGGAGGCCCATCCCGCCGTCGCGCCCGAAGAGGATTAG
- the topA gene encoding type I DNA topoisomerase, whose translation MPKKESKPSKKTSTKPKASPSKGKVGPALVVVESPAKERTISRLLKGEYVVKSSFGHVRDLPVRKIGVKVDQGFAPEYVVLPRAKKILSELKSLVSRSPYVYLATDPDREGESIAWHLVEMLHLNEDQIRRITFHEITAAAISEALSSPRLIDEHLVQAQQARRVIDRLVGYKLSPLLWAKIQSGLSAGRVQSVAVRLLTEREKEIKDFASEKFWTLAALLEKAGTPPAFEAKLILWKGQKIEVTKTFDLFEEQYRVRLTVLQKPAQLQEIQDVISKGVFKVVKVEKKEVRRRPSPPFSTSTLQQAASQKLGFAAERTMRVAQTLYEGVDLGTPDPVGLITYMRTDSFSISTSAAEEAARFLREKFGPTYVPKEPPVYQTKAQRAQEAHEAIRPTSILRTPDQVRPYLNHDQSRLYDLVWKRFAASQMTEALYDTVSADIESGPALFHATGRSLKFDGFLRVFMGNFSSQEETDESEAAEEEEGRLPLLVQGDVVSLVSFKPEEHQSSPPPHYNEASLIRAMEKHGIGRPSTYAPTIKTIVDRGYVRRGIKDRKLLPSELGILVTEKLKKYFPEVVSLTYTAEVEERLDSVAEGREMWDRVVREFYAPFLKSLEAASREMEVSKLEPQKTDEKCPLCGEMMLIRESRFGKYLSCSAFPKCKGKIQLNAEGQKVVLETTGELCDMCGKPLVIRTGRKGRFLACSGYPACKTTFSLDAEGKKIESSRPLATSRPCNKCQRPFWIRQGKRGYFLACSGFPKCRNLRPVSKEEGGKLRAEAEMLLAQLKAQRST comes from the coding sequence ATGCCAAAAAAGGAATCTAAGCCTTCTAAGAAGACTTCGACCAAGCCCAAAGCCTCCCCTTCCAAGGGAAAGGTGGGCCCGGCTTTGGTGGTGGTGGAGTCTCCGGCCAAGGAGAGGACCATTTCACGCCTGCTCAAGGGAGAGTACGTGGTCAAGAGCTCCTTCGGACACGTGCGCGATCTGCCGGTGCGCAAGATCGGAGTCAAGGTGGACCAGGGCTTTGCCCCGGAGTACGTGGTCCTGCCCCGGGCCAAAAAAATCCTCTCCGAACTCAAATCTTTGGTCAGCCGCTCCCCGTACGTCTATCTGGCCACCGACCCCGACCGCGAAGGGGAGTCCATCGCCTGGCATCTTGTGGAAATGCTCCATTTAAACGAGGACCAGATACGCCGCATTACTTTCCATGAAATCACGGCCGCGGCCATATCAGAGGCCTTGTCGAGCCCACGCCTCATTGATGAGCATCTGGTCCAGGCCCAGCAGGCGCGGCGGGTCATAGACCGGTTGGTCGGCTACAAGCTCTCCCCTCTTCTCTGGGCCAAGATCCAGAGCGGGCTTTCGGCAGGGAGAGTCCAGTCCGTGGCCGTGAGGCTGCTTACCGAGCGCGAGAAGGAAATCAAGGACTTCGCCTCCGAGAAATTCTGGACCTTGGCCGCGCTTCTGGAGAAGGCGGGGACCCCGCCCGCTTTCGAGGCCAAGCTCATCCTTTGGAAGGGACAGAAAATCGAGGTCACAAAGACCTTCGACCTGTTCGAGGAGCAATACCGGGTGCGCCTGACCGTGCTGCAGAAGCCAGCGCAGCTGCAGGAAATCCAGGACGTCATTTCCAAGGGCGTCTTCAAGGTCGTCAAGGTCGAGAAAAAAGAGGTCCGCCGCCGACCCTCGCCGCCATTCTCCACCAGCACCTTGCAGCAGGCCGCTTCCCAGAAGCTGGGATTCGCGGCCGAGCGCACCATGCGCGTGGCCCAAACCCTTTATGAGGGCGTGGACTTGGGCACTCCCGATCCGGTCGGGCTTATCACTTACATGAGGACGGACTCCTTCTCGATCTCGACATCGGCCGCGGAGGAGGCGGCCCGCTTCCTCCGCGAGAAGTTCGGCCCAACCTACGTGCCCAAGGAGCCTCCAGTTTATCAGACCAAGGCCCAACGCGCCCAGGAGGCCCATGAGGCCATCCGTCCCACCAGCATTCTGCGCACCCCCGACCAGGTGCGGCCCTATCTTAATCATGACCAAAGCCGGCTTTACGACCTTGTATGGAAGCGTTTCGCGGCCAGCCAAATGACAGAGGCCCTTTATGACACGGTTTCGGCGGACATCGAGAGCGGTCCGGCCCTGTTCCACGCCACCGGCCGCAGCCTGAAATTTGACGGCTTTTTGCGCGTTTTCATGGGCAACTTCTCTTCCCAGGAGGAGACTGATGAGTCCGAGGCCGCCGAGGAGGAGGAGGGGCGCCTGCCGCTCCTGGTCCAGGGAGACGTGGTTTCGCTCGTTTCCTTCAAGCCCGAGGAGCACCAGTCGAGTCCCCCGCCCCATTACAACGAGGCGAGCCTAATCCGGGCCATGGAAAAGCACGGCATAGGCCGGCCCTCCACTTACGCGCCGACTATAAAGACCATCGTCGATCGGGGCTACGTCCGGCGCGGGATAAAGGACCGCAAACTCCTCCCCTCGGAGCTAGGCATCCTGGTCACCGAAAAGCTCAAGAAATATTTCCCGGAAGTCGTGAGCCTCACCTACACCGCCGAGGTTGAGGAGAGGCTTGATTCGGTCGCCGAGGGTCGGGAGATGTGGGACCGCGTGGTCCGGGAGTTCTACGCCCCGTTCCTTAAGTCGCTCGAGGCCGCGTCGCGCGAGATGGAGGTTTCAAAACTGGAGCCTCAGAAGACGGACGAGAAGTGCCCCCTTTGCGGGGAGATGATGCTCATCAGGGAGAGCCGCTTCGGCAAGTATCTCTCTTGCTCGGCCTTCCCAAAATGCAAGGGCAAGATCCAGCTCAATGCCGAGGGCCAGAAAGTCGTGCTGGAGACCACCGGAGAGCTCTGCGACATGTGCGGCAAGCCCTTGGTGATCCGGACCGGCCGCAAGGGCCGCTTCCTGGCCTGCTCCGGCTATCCCGCCTGCAAGACCACGTTTTCCTTGGATGCGGAGGGCAAGAAAATCGAGAGCTCCCGGCCTTTGGCCACGTCCCGGCCCTGCAACAAGTGCCAGCGCCCCTTTTGGATCAGGCAAGGCAAGAGGGGCTATTTTCTGGCCTGCTCGGGCTTCCCCAAGTGCCGCAATCTAAGGCCCGTTTCCAAGGAAGAGGGCGGCAAGCTCCGCGCCGAGGCCGAGATGCTTCTGGCCCAGCTCAAGGCGCAAAGAAGCACTTAA